A single Marinilabiliales bacterium DNA region contains:
- a CDS encoding T9SS C-terminal target domain-containing protein produces MKKLLLFSAVIFYGLTALNSQPLIPNGNFENWEEKFLFTSPANWLTDEYPATATFTTIKSDDSVDGDYSLRLTSVPEEGYDYVAIGFAVFGKFPGQAKKGFATTFKGDEDDYDDEGDMPLPRPWVNTVDKVHFSMKYNIEDGDAAIAWIQLLSDGEVACDTMMFFTGQNDSWWNIEIDLLEGTAIDVDELLVIFTSSFIFGDQDDEDYKQGDGLPDFSPVAGSWIMVDNFYFTLDGSVVPGHDLNGSFEEWDDMTAYDPEGWTSSNTYLAAYDMENVTRTEDSYSGDYAVRLESVLFDVWDEGNIVSGMLSLGEGLWDDGGIPFTGTPQFIGGAYKYLSPETDAFLSYQFLAGDYDVGGNFLQLPPADEYTRFIAWQNYYHADPDFMRLDIRSGENEGAVLYIDDLRFMPGRDVFFEVTDQSGNPVSQTGIQIEGISPVILGPTPYLHTDHEGHLNILLPEGSYKYFIDAPDYDPVDWMPFEVDEDGALIELVLEGGDPGDPGDPDAPSVFFADDNHDRIYFAGNEFQVNIYHPNFPDGLTPQVTEGIYTGPDQFDAEAVLDNRSISSIDGGSFTVTGTIRDGLSQGVIGFDISIGGFPTGPFPIADEEYDPHSGSDWGLAIVGVEIPFGDISAVPALYDFDNLYNTEKDIEFTREDHGTIKFGPGLNIIDNRQELTSLHEGLALVSNPAEGIYYVEIDPASLTFLAGREAEILIEGYELSSFTIRKTEYGVEADYEAPEDVRANTTAELVDNVLTFTVDGFSRYTVLGEPEYELTLEAEPADGGVLSGQGSYPAGEEVSLDAEASAGYEFVSWRKEGVQVSGNAAFDFTMPAHDVTLTASFVTEGTGIYELTILVNPEGSGIVSGEGKYTEGEEIALSVEPAEGWVFVEWTDEDGDPVDLADGKFIMPGSDATLTAVFREIMGATIDPDEFTFADFSDVTEFETTITWNDASEVERVYVLIDGDELDMYFSVEDIDQESATLKITPPAKKGSARKGDDYVVNGYVVFDMGEPAPYKVIITDPTWWVRITIEDPDGPSTRVPGAVISITDNSDTDVTVVTDQHGIAELSLPSGSYDLQIEAFGYISRDETIIIEEAHDGNRFSFVLERDDQVFVVVQETIPADNDTDVSPATDIVVIFERDISEGTMNRGFQEIYLKSADDEYWSLQVTVINGNELHIIPDWPLVNETSYSLFIPAHSVADAVNNYIVMEDALVINFTTGVYHKPILTPDVSVFGLAEEENVEISIDWGSESEIAAVLHMFHDAGSDEYISVELEKDIDYTIDGDILTLSAGFITGLEPEAGDVIGFMVEFGTGHHEWFGVYIVPSVRAYFDPSELVYDLSNPGDLNTSLLSVTGAGIIAVEESGSALSEDDDFRVEGIWLFIHESYLSGMLQAADDEIELTVTFDDGNDALLTITAIESGIANATIDPSSATYFEFEMPEYFETIITWNDASEVDSLMLFINYGWSFEKFRYDDWEILEDDGTNAVLRIYVGDDNDNGKGAGISGATGVSKGDFHIYISIDIHFDTGAPAKFLLTIIDRDFNVHVDIKPDGAGSVTGEREYQFEEEVYLEAFANEGYEFSGWWKDNEKMSDDNPYIFEMPAEDLHLTAWFIAEGAVTYTLTLRADPAGAGTVTGGGEYEEGEEIELSAVAVEGFAFVNWTDEDEEEVSDEAGFTYTMPGSDITLTANFIKTDRTVTFTVLAADGTPFEGAVIAVLKDQDEVASITTGTDGKADATLPAGDYTFTVSAEDYEDDSGTFTITDADVEITINLIPVGLTLPDSPGTRILAYPNPSDGLFNLEYGGRPGAAITVEVISVTGNIVYAREYQGAGDLRETIDLRTAARGIYFLRIRDNGTVKTVKMVFR; encoded by the coding sequence ATGAAAAAACTACTACTCTTCTCTGCTGTAATCTTTTATGGATTAACAGCATTGAACTCACAACCGCTTATTCCCAACGGAAACTTCGAAAACTGGGAAGAGAAATTCCTTTTCACCAGTCCCGCGAACTGGCTTACAGATGAGTATCCTGCCACTGCAACTTTTACAACGATAAAGTCAGACGACAGTGTTGATGGGGACTATTCGCTCAGGCTGACGAGTGTTCCTGAGGAGGGATACGATTATGTGGCAATTGGGTTTGCCGTGTTCGGTAAGTTTCCAGGACAGGCAAAAAAGGGCTTCGCCACCACTTTCAAGGGAGATGAAGATGATTATGATGATGAGGGAGACATGCCATTGCCCAGGCCCTGGGTCAACACGGTCGATAAGGTCCATTTTTCAATGAAATACAATATTGAGGATGGTGATGCCGCGATTGCATGGATACAGTTATTAAGCGATGGCGAGGTAGCTTGTGACACCATGATGTTCTTTACAGGACAGAATGACAGCTGGTGGAACATTGAAATTGATCTCCTCGAAGGCACGGCAATAGATGTTGATGAACTTCTGGTAATCTTCACCAGCTCCTTTATATTTGGTGACCAGGATGATGAAGATTACAAACAGGGTGATGGCCTGCCCGATTTCTCCCCTGTCGCGGGAAGCTGGATAATGGTCGATAATTTCTATTTCACCCTTGATGGTTCCGTAGTTCCCGGTCACGACCTCAATGGCAGCTTTGAGGAGTGGGATGATATGACTGCATATGACCCTGAAGGCTGGACATCAAGCAACACTTACCTTGCAGCCTATGATATGGAAAACGTTACAAGGACCGAAGACAGCTATTCGGGCGATTATGCTGTAAGGCTTGAGTCCGTTCTGTTCGATGTATGGGATGAAGGCAATATCGTATCTGGCATGCTTTCGCTGGGAGAAGGGCTTTGGGACGACGGCGGAATTCCGTTCACCGGAACGCCCCAGTTTATAGGAGGAGCATACAAATACCTGTCCCCTGAAACCGATGCTTTCCTTTCCTACCAGTTTTTGGCCGGTGATTATGATGTCGGGGGCAACTTCCTTCAACTACCGCCGGCAGATGAGTACACCCGGTTTATTGCATGGCAGAATTACTATCACGCTGACCCGGATTTTATGCGCCTGGACATAAGGTCAGGTGAGAACGAGGGTGCAGTGCTCTACATAGATGATCTGCGTTTCATGCCAGGCAGAGATGTGTTTTTCGAAGTGACTGACCAGTCCGGTAACCCGGTCAGCCAAACAGGAATTCAGATTGAGGGGATCAGTCCCGTTATTCTCGGGCCCACACCCTATCTCCATACTGACCATGAGGGTCATCTGAATATATTGCTTCCCGAAGGCAGTTACAAATATTTTATTGATGCACCGGATTATGATCCGGTGGACTGGATGCCCTTTGAGGTTGATGAAGATGGCGCACTTATCGAACTTGTATTGGAGGGTGGTGATCCGGGTGATCCGGGAGACCCAGATGCACCCTCAGTTTTTTTTGCTGATGACAATCACGACAGGATATATTTTGCCGGGAACGAATTTCAAGTGAATATATATCATCCCAACTTTCCTGACGGACTGACTCCGCAGGTAACAGAAGGAATATATACCGGCCCTGACCAGTTCGATGCGGAAGCGGTGCTTGACAACAGGAGCATAAGCAGTATCGACGGCGGAAGCTTTACAGTAACGGGTACGATAAGGGATGGTCTCTCCCAGGGGGTGATAGGTTTTGACATATCTATCGGAGGATTTCCGACAGGACCCTTTCCCATTGCTGACGAGGAGTATGATCCGCATTCAGGTTCGGATTGGGGACTTGCAATCGTGGGTGTGGAGATTCCCTTCGGCGACATATCAGCCGTACCCGCCCTCTATGATTTTGACAACCTTTACAATACCGAAAAAGATATTGAATTTACAAGGGAGGATCACGGCACCATTAAATTCGGTCCGGGTCTCAACATTATTGACAACAGGCAGGAGCTGACGTCGCTGCATGAGGGACTGGCACTGGTAAGCAACCCCGCAGAGGGCATCTACTACGTAGAGATCGATCCGGCATCGCTTACATTTTTGGCCGGCCGCGAAGCAGAGATCCTGATAGAAGGCTATGAGCTGAGCTCATTTACGATCAGAAAAACCGAATATGGTGTCGAAGCCGATTATGAAGCACCTGAGGATGTCAGGGCCAACACAACTGCAGAGCTTGTTGACAATGTGCTTACATTCACTGTTGACGGGTTCAGCAGATACACCGTACTGGGAGAACCAGAATATGAACTGACGCTCGAGGCCGAACCGGCAGACGGCGGAGTGCTGAGCGGACAAGGATCCTACCCTGCCGGTGAAGAGGTCAGCCTCGATGCCGAAGCCAGTGCAGGATACGAGTTCGTGAGCTGGAGGAAAGAGGGTGTGCAGGTAAGCGGCAATGCTGCCTTTGATTTCACAATGCCTGCACACGATGTCACTCTTACGGCAAGTTTCGTAACCGAAGGCACTGGCATATACGAGCTCACCATACTGGTGAATCCAGAAGGCTCAGGGATTGTTTCAGGTGAAGGCAAATACACTGAAGGCGAAGAGATTGCTCTATCCGTAGAGCCGGCAGAGGGCTGGGTGTTCGTGGAATGGACAGATGAAGATGGAGATCCGGTTGACCTGGCAGACGGCAAATTCATAATGCCGGGATCTGATGCCACCCTCACCGCTGTATTCAGGGAGATCATGGGGGCAACCATTGACCCCGATGAGTTTACGTTTGCGGATTTCTCCGATGTCACTGAATTTGAAACGACAATAACGTGGAATGATGCCTCCGAAGTTGAACGGGTTTATGTGCTGATAGACGGAGATGAGCTCGATATGTACTTCTCGGTAGAAGATATAGACCAGGAAAGTGCAACTCTGAAGATCACCCCGCCCGCCAAAAAGGGTAGTGCGAGAAAAGGTGATGATTATGTAGTTAACGGGTATGTTGTGTTTGATATGGGCGAACCTGCACCCTATAAAGTAATTATTACCGATCCCACATGGTGGGTAAGGATAACCATTGAAGATCCGGACGGTCCTAGCACCCGGGTTCCGGGGGCAGTGATCAGCATAACCGATAACAGCGACACGGATGTCACGGTGGTAACCGACCAGCATGGCATCGCGGAACTGTCACTCCCTTCCGGTTCGTATGACCTCCAAATAGAGGCCTTTGGATACATTTCACGGGATGAGACTATAATTATTGAAGAGGCGCATGACGGTAACAGGTTCAGCTTTGTTCTTGAGAGAGATGACCAGGTGTTCGTTGTGGTTCAGGAAACGATACCGGCCGACAACGATACTGATGTTTCACCTGCAACCGATATTGTGGTCATCTTTGAACGTGACATAAGCGAGGGTACTATGAACCGAGGGTTCCAGGAGATATACCTGAAGAGCGCAGACGATGAATACTGGTCATTGCAGGTAACAGTCATAAATGGCAATGAGCTCCACATTATCCCTGACTGGCCACTTGTAAATGAAACATCCTACAGCCTCTTCATACCGGCCCACTCAGTGGCAGATGCGGTAAACAACTACATTGTAATGGAGGATGCCCTTGTAATAAACTTCACTACAGGAGTTTACCACAAACCTATCCTGACACCCGACGTTTCGGTATTCGGACTGGCTGAGGAGGAGAATGTAGAGATATCGATCGACTGGGGCAGTGAATCTGAGATAGCTGCAGTGTTGCATATGTTCCATGATGCCGGGTCAGATGAATACATTTCAGTCGAGCTTGAAAAGGATATCGATTATACCATAGACGGTGACATACTCACATTATCAGCCGGTTTCATAACAGGGCTGGAACCTGAAGCAGGAGATGTTATAGGTTTCATGGTCGAATTCGGGACCGGTCACCATGAATGGTTTGGTGTTTACATAGTTCCTTCTGTAAGGGCATATTTTGATCCTTCAGAGCTGGTATATGACCTGTCCAATCCGGGTGACCTGAACACCAGCCTTCTGTCGGTTACCGGGGCCGGTATTATCGCGGTAGAGGAATCAGGCAGTGCACTTTCTGAAGATGATGACTTCCGGGTTGAAGGCATATGGCTCTTTATCCACGAAAGTTATCTCTCCGGCATGCTGCAGGCTGCAGACGATGAAATCGAGCTTACCGTCACATTTGATGACGGTAATGATGCACTGCTCACAATTACTGCAATTGAAAGCGGTATTGCCAACGCCACCATTGATCCATCCTCGGCAACTTACTTTGAATTTGAGATGCCTGAATACTTTGAGACCATTATCACATGGAACGATGCTTCAGAGGTTGACAGCCTGATGCTTTTTATAAACTACGGATGGTCCTTTGAAAAGTTCAGGTATGATGACTGGGAGATCCTTGAAGATGACGGTACAAACGCCGTTCTGCGTATTTATGTAGGCGATGATAACGACAACGGCAAAGGTGCCGGCATTTCCGGTGCAACCGGGGTTTCGAAGGGTGATTTCCATATCTACATTAGCATTGATATCCACTTTGATACGGGAGCGCCTGCAAAATTCCTGCTCACCATCATTGACCGCGATTTCAATGTACATGTAGATATCAAGCCAGACGGTGCAGGATCGGTGACCGGAGAACGTGAATACCAGTTCGAAGAAGAGGTGTACCTTGAGGCCTTCGCCAATGAAGGATATGAATTCAGCGGCTGGTGGAAAGACAATGAGAAGATGAGCGACGACAACCCCTATATCTTCGAAATGCCGGCTGAAGATCTCCATCTTACCGCATGGTTCATTGCAGAGGGCGCAGTTACGTACACCCTCACCCTCAGGGCCGATCCGGCAGGCGCCGGGACCGTGACCGGGGGCGGAGAATATGAAGAAGGCGAAGAGATCGAACTTAGTGCTGTTGCGGTTGAAGGTTTCGCTTTCGTTAACTGGACAGATGAAGATGAAGAAGAGGTGAGTGATGAAGCCGGCTTCACATATACGATGCCCGGCTCAGACATCACACTGACCGCAAACTTCATAAAGACAGACCGGACGGTCACCTTTACAGTGCTTGCAGCTGACGGCACTCCCTTTGAAGGAGCAGTAATAGCTGTCCTGAAAGATCAGGACGAGGTAGCATCCATCACAACCGGAACGGACGGAAAAGCAGATGCAACATTGCCGGCGGGCGATTACACCTTTACCGTATCGGCCGAAGATTATGAGGATGACAGCGGCACATTCACGATTACCGATGCAGATGTTGAGATAACAATCAATCTCATCCCTGTAGGTTTGACCCTGCCTGACAGTCCGGGCACCCGGATACTTGCATACCCAAACCCCAGTGACGGGTTGTTCAACCTCGAATATGGCGGCAGGCCCGGAGCAGCGATAACCGTTGAAGTGATAAGCGTTACCGGAAACATCGTTTATGCAAGGGAGTACCAGGGCGCCGGAGACCTCAGGGAAACCATTGACCTGAGAACCGCCGCCAGGGGCATCTACTTCCTGAGGATAAGAGACAACGGAACCGTCAAGACAGTCAAGATGGTGTTCAGGTAA